One window from the genome of Pieris napi chromosome 12, ilPieNapi1.2, whole genome shotgun sequence encodes:
- the LOC125054528 gene encoding serine/threonine-protein phosphatase 5, with protein MAENEELTGPVSQEDIEAAEKYKNEANECFKKQHYNNAIELYSKAIEKNPKNAIYYGNRSISNLKLENFGYALSDATKAIGLDKTYIKAYYRRAAANMSLGKYKQALMDFQYVTKVRPNDKDAKLKYNECNKIVMKIAFEKAIAVEKKEVNIADSINLDSITIEDEYVGPSLEDGKVTLKFVTELMKFYEHQKKLHKKYAYKILIDVKAYLQKQPSLVDIKVEDDKKFTVCGDIHGQYYDLMNIFKLNGLPSESNPYLFNGDFVDRGSFSVECIFTLFSFKLLYPDHFFMSRGNHETLDMNRVYGFRGEVTSKYSSQMADLFTEVYHWLPLAHCINSRVIVMHGGLFSKDDITLDDIRKVERNREPPEDGIMCELLWSDPQPMEGRSPSRRGVGCQFGPDVTAAFLKTNKLDYVIRSHEVKNDGYEVAHDGKCITVFSAPNYCDTMGNLGAFITMNGKDLKPNFTTYEAVPHPDVKAMAYANSVLSMLY; from the exons atggCTGAAAACGAGGAACTCACTGGACCAGTATCACAAGAAGACATAGAAGCagcagaaaaatataaaaatgaggCAAATGAATGTTTTAAAA AACAACATTACAATAACGCAATTGAATTGTATTCTAAAGCAATAGAAAAGAACCCAAAAAATGCCATATACTACGGTAATAGGAgtatatcaaatttaaaacttgaaaATTTTGGTTATGCCTTGAGTGATGCAACGAAAGCAATAGGTTTGGATAAAACTTACATTAAGGCCTATTACAGGCGAGCAGCTGCTAATATGTCTTTAGGAAAATATAAGCAAGCGCTTATGGATTTCCAATAT GTCACCAAAGTTAGGCCAAATGACAAAGATGCCAAGTTGAAATATAATGAATGTAACAAAATAGTTATGAAAATTGCATTTGAAAAAGCAATAGCAGTAGAGAAGAAAGAAGTGAATATAGCTGATTCTATTAATTTAGATTCTATAA CTATTGAAGATGAATATGTGGGTCCAAGTCTGGAAGATGGAAAGGTTACTCTCAAGTTTGTGACTGAACTAATGAAGTTCTATGAACATCAAAAGAAGCTTCATAAGAAATATGCATATAAA ATACTAATAGATGTCAAAGCATATCTTCAAAAACAGCCGTCTCTAGTAGACATCAAAGTGGAGGATGATAAAAAGTTCACCGTATGTGGAGACATTCATGGCCAGTACTACGATTTAATGaacatatttaaacttaatgGATTACCTTCGGAGAGCAATCCTTACTTGTTTAACGGTGACTTTGTTGACCGCGGCTCATTTAGTGTTGAATGTATATTTACCTTATTCAGTTTTAAGTTGTTGTATCCGGACCACTTCTTTATGTCTAGAG GAAACCACGAAACGCTAGACATGAACAGGGTATATGGTTTCCGTGGCGAAGTAACCTCTAAATACTCATCACAAATGGCTGATCTCTTCACTGAGGTGTATCATTGGCTGCCATTAGCCCATTGCATTAATTCGCGTGTGATTGTGATGCATGGAGGTCTATTCTCGAAGGACGACATCACGCTCGATGATATCCGCAAAGTGGAGAGGAATAGGGAACCGCCAGAAGATG GTATAATGTGCGAGCTGCTCTGGTCAGACCCTCAGCCCATGGAAGGCAGGTCCCCATCCAGAAGGGGCGTGGGCTGCCAGTTCGGCCCTGACGTCACAGCCGCATTCCTTAAAACCAACAAGTTGGATTATGTCATACGAAGTCACGAGGTCAAAAATGACGGGTACGAGGTCGCGCACGACGGGAAGTGTATCACGGTCTTCTCGGCGCCTAATTATTG TGACACAATGGGGAACCTGGGAGCATTCATAACTATGAACGGGAAGGACCTCAAACCCAACTTCACGACGTATGAAGCTGTT CCTCATCCGGACGTGAAAGCTATGGCGTACGCGAACTCAGTTCTCAGCATGCTCTACTAA